CAATGACAAAGGCGAAGAGAATAGTGTAACTGTTTTATTTCCACAATAAACGTACTTAATTGTAAAAGAATGTCTCTATTTTTTTGGAAtttggtaaaaataaaactatcgAGAATTAAACCCCACAGTATAGCGAGACGCAAAGTTGTCAGTGCCAACAACGTCATTTGCAGCCTCAGCTGTCAAGGcgacattttcttttttccatcAACAGCAGAAAGATCCAGCGTCGCATAAGCGAAGAGAAGTGGAAAGAAAATAGTGTGGGATAATTTCGTTTCTCCTCAGTCCAATTGCTTTGTGCTGTACTTTTGCGCGTTGTATGTGGAAAGGATAGGGTCGGAAGGATGTCACTGTCCACTGTTTTGCCCGCGCCATCCAATCCCGTTTGGGATCGAGATGATGAGCGCAAAATGAAGACACCTTCGATGGGCGCATTGGTAAGCGCCAAGGTTGCAGCCCCTCCGTACGGACAGCGCAAAGGATGGATTCCTCGAACTGATGCCGATTTTGGCGATGGAGGTGCTTTTCCGGAAATTCATGTGGCCCAGTATCCTTTGGGTAAGAAAGTGGAGCGAAAATTGGCGAAGATGCATCGGTTTATTTACATCCACTATCGTTCCTTTGGTGACAGGTATGGGTGCTCCCGGAAATGCGTCCAAGAAATCGAACGCGCTGGCGGTACAGCTAGACCAAACAGGGAAGGTGAAGTACGATGCCATTGCTCGCCAGGGCCACTCGAAGGACAAAATTGTGTATTCCAACATAAACCAACTGCTTCCAGCGGAAGTGCTGGCCGAGGACTCGGAAGAACTGCAAATGCCTGACCAAGAGACGATTAACGAAATAACGGAAAACACTcgcaaagcgttggaaaagCTGACAAATCAGAAGATCGTATCGGCTATGCCGGTGAGAGCCGCCGAAAAGCAAGCGCCCGCACAGTATATCCGCTACACGCCGTCCCAGCAGGGCGATGCGTTCAATTCCGGCGCGAAACAGCGCATCATTCGTATGGTGGAAGCACAAGTGGATCCGATGGAACCGCCCCGTTTCCGCATCAACAAAAAGATCCCCCGGGGGCCGCCTTCTCCTCCTGCACCGGTGCTGCACTCTCCCACGAGAAAAGTCACGGTAAAGGAGCAGAAGGAATGGAAAGTACCGCCTTGCATTTCGAACTGGAAAAACGCAAAGGGTTACACTATTCCGCTGGACAAGCGTCTTGCTGCCGATGGCCGGGGTTTACAGCAGGTGCACATAAACGAAAAGTTCGCCAAGATGGCCGAAGCACTGTACATCGCCGATCGTAAGGCACGAGAGGCCGTGGAGGCTCGTGCACAGCTGGAAAAGAAATTGGCccagaaagaaaaggaaaagaaggaagACATGCTTCGCCAAATGGCTCAGCGTGCGCGAGACGAGCGGGCGGGGATTCGTCATCCGGATGCAGCTGGCGAAAGTCTTGCCGGGGGCTCGGGTACGACCGATTTGCGCGAGCGAGATGAGATACGTGCGGAAAGACACCGCGAACGAGCCCGCGATCGTAACCTTGCACGAGCTGCCCCGGAGAAGCGGTCGAAGCTACAGCGTGAGAGGGAGCGTGACATTTCGGAACAGATTGCACTGGGAATGCCAGCCAAAACTAACCTGGCAGGTGAATCCCAATTCGACCAGCGTCTATTCAATACCTCAAAGGGTATGGACTCTGGGTACGGGGACGATGAAGCATACAACGTTTACGACAAGCCGTGGCGTGACTCGGGCACCCTTGGACAACATTTGTACCGGCCGAGCAAATCAATCGACAACGACGCATACGGTGCAGATCTGGACAAGATCGTCAACACCAACAGATTCGTTCCCGATAAGGAGTTCAGCGGAACGGACCGCAGTGCACAGAATGTACGGCAAGGGCCGGTACAGTTCGAAAAGGAAGAGGATCCCTTTGGTTTGGACCAATTTTTGTCAATGGCTAAGAAGGCGCCTAAAAGGAAAGAAGATTCTTTTGCTGGCGCAAGTGGTAGCGGTAGCAGTAGCCGTGATAAGGATCGTAAAAAACGCAGGGATTAGAAGAAAATGTGCATTAGCAAATCTTGGCGTAAATCAACGAACGCTTATTTGGCATCAATCTgtatcattttaatttcaaaactaCATTGAGTTGTTGGTTTATTAAAGAATCACCcaaaaaaacactttcaaTGAAATTTAAACCGTAATGAAGCGCATCAGTTGTTGAGAAAGAGACTAAGTAGAGCAAATGTTTGGACGCTTTGCTTTTTCgatgaagcaaaacaaataatatcAAAATACATAACAAAAGGCCCTAGGCCTAGCACCGTTTCTttctaaaatcaaaacaaactgccTCCTGGCAAAATCCTCCACAGCGGTGAAAAGCGAGCGTTACGCTGAATCTCGCAAAACAAATGTACACATGaacttaaaagaaaaatatcaattatcatatattctgattctgatatCAAAATACACTTGAAAACATATGAACTAGCATTCCTGATTCATTTGAGCTGTAGTCGTGGGAAACTCCTCTCCAAAATGCGTGCACCGCAAATGGTAGCGTATGTCCAACACGGTGATATAAACGCAACACAATGGCCAACTGTCAAATGACGATGGAATgccaaaatagaaaaaaaggaaagcaaaaaacactGTTTCGTTTGAAACAATTTGCCGAAACAATGGTCGTAGCAGGGCAGTGATTTTGTGTAGATGTTATTCgctttaatttcattgcttctcttaaaacaaacagcacaatCGTTCGGAACTAAAGTACGTGTGTGATCTCGTGACTACCCGCAAAAGTCCACCGTTTGCCGTTCGTCCCGTAGCAATCGAGCTGAAAAATTGGTTACCCTGCGGACAAGATAACTACCTAAACCTGCTACCATCCGCCCTCCGCCAGCATCGTGCGACAATGACCCAGCCCCTTGCGGGTGACAATAGATGGAGTAGGCATGCTGTAGCATAGCGGTGTGCTGTCACCGTGTACGTCGTCTAATTAAATATCATCACAGGTCGCTGCCTTCACCTCGTACCATCGCGGATATCGCAGTAGTGTTCATCGGAGAAAAGTGAAACGAAACATTTGTATGCCCTTCTATTTGGATCTTTGTTACCCAGGTGGCTATCTTTTACTGTGCCACACAAACATTTGACTGAGCTTTTCCAACACCAACTTTGGTGGCTAAtcgtgcagcagcacagcaacgTCGTCCGTGTTCCGGTGTTCACCATCGATCCTCACCATCGAACAGTCCTTGGGTGGACATGAGTAGCGGTAGCGCCAGTACTGCTAGTACTGCCGGTGGTACTACTACTTCGGCCGATGGTACGACTTCCTCTtccttttggcgcaacaatagCCGTACCATACCCGGACGACCTACCACGGTCACCAATCGTATAGGGAGCGGGCGGACTATCGGAGCTGGCTCATCGGGTGGCAGTTCGTCCTTCCAGGATTATCAGGACTCCGTTAGCGATGCGTGGGACCTCGGCGACGATGAATTCTGCATTATTTCCGGTGTAGTGGATACGCGCATATCAAAACGAGCTTCACAGACAGCGGCACTGAATGTGATTAAAACTCACAAGAGTGGTGCTGGCGGCAGTGTATCTAAACCACAAACCTCCGTCCACCTGGACACACAGGAATTATTGCCTGGCCCCGCTACGAATCCGATTGAGCAACAGCAGAGCGGTGGTGATGCGCACGTGGAGGCAGAGTTGAGAATAGAAAGCTTAG
This is a stretch of genomic DNA from Anopheles merus strain MAF chromosome 2R, AmerM5.1, whole genome shotgun sequence. It encodes these proteins:
- the LOC121588667 gene encoding puff-specific protein Bx42, producing MSLSTVLPAPSNPVWDRDDERKMKTPSMGALVSAKVAAPPYGQRKGWIPRTDADFGDGGAFPEIHVAQYPLGMGAPGNASKKSNALAVQLDQTGKVKYDAIARQGHSKDKIVYSNINQLLPAEVLAEDSEELQMPDQETINEITENTRKALEKLTNQKIVSAMPVRAAEKQAPAQYIRYTPSQQGDAFNSGAKQRIIRMVEAQVDPMEPPRFRINKKIPRGPPSPPAPVLHSPTRKVTVKEQKEWKVPPCISNWKNAKGYTIPLDKRLAADGRGLQQVHINEKFAKMAEALYIADRKAREAVEARAQLEKKLAQKEKEKKEDMLRQMAQRARDERAGIRHPDAAGESLAGGSGTTDLRERDEIRAERHRERARDRNLARAAPEKRSKLQRERERDISEQIALGMPAKTNLAGESQFDQRLFNTSKGMDSGYGDDEAYNVYDKPWRDSGTLGQHLYRPSKSIDNDAYGADLDKIVNTNRFVPDKEFSGTDRSAQNVRQGPVQFEKEEDPFGLDQFLSMAKKAPKRKEDSFAGASGSGSSSRDKDRKKRRD